Below is a window of Callithrix jacchus isolate 240 chromosome 15, calJac240_pri, whole genome shotgun sequence DNA.
TGTTGGTACCCCTGGGAGAGTGTTTGATATGTTAAACAGAAGATACCTTTGTAAGTATTGTCTTtaaatgtatgctttttttttttaactgttacatAGTTGAAAAGTCGTACTATCACCCAGTAGATCTAGAGATGACATATGGCCTTTTTCTAACAGCTCCAAAATGGATCAAAATGTTTGTTTTGGATGAAGCAGATGAAATGTTGAGTCGTGGGTTTAAGGATCAAATCTATGAGATTTTCCAAAAACTAAATACAAGTATTCAGGTAAGGATTACTTCACCCCTCTCTTAAAGAGATGTGGTTTAATGCAGGTGCTGTTACAAATACATCTGGCATGTTTTATTGTCGTTCCCCCTGCTTAAAGCACTTGATGCATAACTATTTCTGTCTTAACTACATACCATAATAAGACAATCGTCCTTTGGGTATTACTGTGTAAGCTGTGCTTCAACATAATTGTCTCTCTTTAAGGTTGTGTTGCTTTCTGCCACAATGCCAACTGATGTGTTGGAAGTGACCAAAAAATTCATGAGAGATCCAATTCGAATTCTGGTGAAAAAGGAAGAATTGACCCTTGAAGGAATCAAACAGTTTTATATTAATGTTGAGAGAGAGGTAACTGTCTGATTGTTAGATGTTATTTTGCCTTCTTGTATAAGCACTGTGCTAAAATTGCAGATACTAGGACTGTATCTTGGTTTTTGCAATAATGCTAGCAGAGTACACACAAGAAGAAAAGTAACAGCACTAGATTGTAAAGACTCGGGTGGACCTCTTTCTTAATGTCCAGTGTCCTTTGTCTTAAGATTTGGTGCAATAGCTCATTAGACCTAcagaataaatttaatttctaaaatttctgtaTTACAAGACtggttaattttggtatttttggtggagacagggtatcactatcttagccagggtggtctggaacttcctgggctgaagtgatccgcctgctttccaaagtgctgggagtacaggtataaGCTACCATACCTGCACCagagtgaattcttttttttttaaacactggggACAGGGGCATCTGGATTTGAACTAGGGCCAGAATGAATTTTTAACTGAAGAAAGTTGGAAACTAAATGACTGTTAATTTTCTCTTCTAAACATAGGAATGGAAGTTGGATACACTTTGTGACTTGTATGAGACACTGACCATTACACAGGCTGTTATTTTTCTCAATACAAGGCGCAAGGTGGACTGGCTGACTGAGAAAATGCATGCCAGAGACTTCACAGTTTCTGCTCTGGTAAGaggttttctaaattaaaatgtcTAGATTTCCACTAAAGCAGGATTTAGACTACAATATAGCTGTTAAGTGCTGTGTTGTCGTTCCCCCTGCTTAAAATAACGTTGTTTCTTAACTATACCTGTCTGCTATTCTCCTTGTAGCAGCCAGGGACGCTTGGTCTCATACATGTTAATTAGAATTAAATACTGACCTGACTGGTGATTCTTGAATTAAGGTTTATTAATTTGCAGCATGGTGACATGGACCAGAAGGAGAGAGATGTTATCATGAGGGAATTCCGATCAGGGTCAAGCCGTGTTCTGATAACTACTGACTTGTTGGTAAGTCTCAGTGCTTCTTAAAAATCTACCAAAAGTTAACTTTTTGGGGGGAAGGTTTATTAAGTAACCTTTACCAGGTTGGGCTATTGGAAGAATAAATGACCACACTCCACAGTGGACTGTACCACTTATTATAGTTCGCTACTATTCTGTGGCCTACATTATTAGGTAGGTGTTCAGTTTTTTGGattataatttttaacatatGCCATTGTGTTTCAGGCTCGCGGGATTGATGTGCAACAAGTGTCTTTGGTTATAAATTATGATCTCCCTACCAATCGTGAAAACTATATTCACAGGTGAGAAGCCAGCATCTTGGCTGTATTGgaaaaaactttgtttttctaaTGTGGTTTGTATGAAAGAGTACATGTCAAATCAAGGAATAGATTGAGTAAAGTCAATAGTGTTCAGTAAGATGTAATTAAATTTGTACTAGGGAAGGCCGAAGAGAACAAAGTGGGAAAACTTGTAAACATTGCCCCGATTGTGGACATAGGTTTTTTACTCCCCACAGTTGTTGGTCTTAGTTTATGCTTGAGCTTTTAGTGATGTTCttgttttcatgtgctttttcttGGTGATTTTTTTATAGTTGGGATTTTCGTGGTGTCGCCTGATA
It encodes the following:
- the EIF4A2 gene encoding eukaryotic initiation factor 4A-II isoform X2; the encoded protein is MSGGSADYNREHGGPEGMDPDGVIESNWNEIVDNFDDMNLKESLLRGIYAYGFEKPSAIQQRAIIPCIKGYDVIAQAQSGTGKTATFAISILQQLEIEFKETQALVLAPTRELAQQIQKVILALGDYMGATCHACIGGTNVRNEMQKLQAEAPHIVVGTPGRVFDMLNRRYLSPKWIKMFVLDEADEMLSRGFKDQIYEIFQKLNTSIQVVLLSATMPTDVLEVTKKFMRDPIRILVKKEELTLEGIKQFYINVEREEWKLDTLCDLYETLTITQAVIFLNTRRKVDWLTEKMHARDFTVSALHGDMDQKERDVIMREFRSGSSRVLITTDLLARGIDVQQVSLVINYDLPTNRENYIHRIGRGGRFGRKGVAINFVTEEDKRILRDIETFYNTTVEEMPMNVADLI
- the EIF4A2 gene encoding eukaryotic initiation factor 4A-II isoform X1, whose product is MSGGSADYNSREHGGPEGMDPDGVIESNWNEIVDNFDDMNLKESLLRGIYAYGFEKPSAIQQRAIIPCIKGYDVIAQAQSGTGKTATFAISILQQLEIEFKETQALVLAPTRELAQQIQKVILALGDYMGATCHACIGGTNVRNEMQKLQAEAPHIVVGTPGRVFDMLNRRYLSPKWIKMFVLDEADEMLSRGFKDQIYEIFQKLNTSIQVVLLSATMPTDVLEVTKKFMRDPIRILVKKEELTLEGIKQFYINVEREEWKLDTLCDLYETLTITQAVIFLNTRRKVDWLTEKMHARDFTVSALHGDMDQKERDVIMREFRSGSSRVLITTDLLARGIDVQQVSLVINYDLPTNRENYIHRIGRGGRFGRKGVAINFVTEEDKRILRDIETFYNTTVEEMPMNVADLI